A single region of the bacterium genome encodes:
- a CDS encoding choice-of-anchor Q domain-containing protein: protein MVASATSATENTSDIIANTITWNNNPSGDEWTCGGGIYVTMASPTIIDNLICNNAAQLGGGIYSEDAAPVIHNNTIAGNVSYRASGGAIYHTSYPLLVIQNSIVWYNGSTSLYNCDPYHSCFEGAVENDGKYNIAGFPQFVDPGSGDFRLQSYSPCIDAGDSDVVVEGDADADYNPRLLLDEVDMGAFESLSISDDSDTDGLPDDWEMEHFGDLDESASGDPDDDGQSNYEEYSDGTPPENKTTVVYVDARATGVEDGTIDHPFNTIQEGVDLSVGTVCVAGEIESEGGEYAEEVVVRNKALNILGGYNGTFATCDPSTYPTTIDPSSLQSHETGRAVTFIGCSYAELQGFIISGGDASLGGGIFCDRSIVVISDNIIQDNKALVGGGICLYKCYSPTTVSDSTLLSNTARDGGAIACFESYAIIDGNTIGNEAYPNQAERDGGGLYCQAAATIYIKNNLISFNEARGHGGGIAFYKCQLPTPRSPEKASIQKNRITDNKAWIGGGLSIMRTTNWSAVWNVICGNAANQGAGIYTSASTGSRAYVWALQNNTIADNDSSDPF from the coding sequence TTGGTTGCCTCCGCTACCTCAGCTACCGAGAACACATCTGACATCATCGCCAATACCATTACATGGAACAACAACCCCTCTGGAGATGAATGGACCTGTGGAGGAGGTATCTATGTAACAATGGCCTCCCCAACAATTATTGATAACCTCATCTGCAATAATGCCGCTCAGCTTGGCGGGGGAATCTATAGCGAAGATGCCGCTCCTGTCATCCACAACAACACCATAGCAGGAAACGTCTCTTACCGGGCTTCCGGGGGCGCAATCTATCACACATCTTATCCACTGCTCGTGATTCAGAATTCAATCGTGTGGTACAACGGCAGTACAAGCCTCTACAACTGCGACCCCTACCATTCATGCTTTGAGGGGGCGGTGGAGAATGACGGGAAGTACAACATTGCCGGGTTCCCTCAGTTCGTCGATCCCGGGTCGGGAGATTTCCGGCTGCAGTCATATTCCCCATGCATAGACGCGGGCGATAGCGACGTTGTAGTGGAAGGTGATGCCGATGCCGACTACAATCCCCGCTTGCTTCTTGACGAGGTGGACATGGGGGCTTTCGAATCGCTCTCGATCAGCGACGACTCCGATACCGATGGGCTTCCTGACGACTGGGAGATGGAGCACTTCGGCGACTTGGACGAATCGGCGTCCGGTGACCCCGACGATGATGGCCAATCCAACTACGAGGAATACAGTGACGGCACTCCTCCTGAGAACAAGACAACGGTCGTGTACGTTGACGCACGAGCTACGGGCGTCGAGGACGGCACCATCGATCATCCGTTCAACACCATACAGGAGGGCGTGGATCTCTCAGTCGGGACCGTTTGCGTAGCTGGGGAAATCGAGAGCGAAGGTGGAGAGTATGCCGAGGAGGTCGTCGTTCGTAACAAGGCCCTCAACATTCTGGGTGGTTACAACGGGACTTTTGCCACGTGCGATCCATCCACGTACCCAACGACAATAGACCCCTCCAGCCTGCAGTCCCACGAAACCGGTCGTGCCGTAACCTTCATCGGATGCTCGTATGCAGAGCTGCAAGGTTTCATCATTTCGGGGGGGGACGCTTCCCTCGGTGGAGGAATCTTCTGTGACAGGTCAATCGTAGTCATCTCGGATAATATCATCCAAGACAATAAAGCCCTCGTTGGTGGGGGAATCTGTCTTTACAAGTGCTACAGCCCGACAACGGTTTCCGATAGCACACTGCTCTCCAATACAGCAAGAGACGGTGGCGCGATAGCCTGTTTTGAGTCCTATGCCATAATAGACGGCAACACCATTGGTAATGAAGCCTATCCGAACCAGGCAGAGCGTGATGGAGGCGGTCTCTACTGCCAGGCGGCCGCCACCATCTACATCAAGAACAACCTGATCTCGTTCAATGAAGCTCGGGGTCATGGAGGCGGCATTGCCTTCTACAAGTGCCAACTGCCTACTCCACGGTCGCCGGAAAAAGCAAGCATACAGAAAAACCGCATCACCGATAACAAGGCCTGGATCGGTGGCGGTTTGTCGATCATGAGGACCACCAACTGGTCGGCGGTCTGGAACGTAATATGCGGCAACGCCGCGAATCAAGGGGCCGGAATCTACACGAGCGCATCGACAGGTTCGCGCGCTTACGTCTGGGCCCTGCAAAATAACACAATAGCAGATAACGATTCTTCCGATCCGTTCTGA